Proteins encoded by one window of Streptomyces clavuligerus:
- a CDS encoding transposase: MAAPLQHKTPSLPTRTTQSHRLRESTRHNHNYHGSSRVTRVQDSGSRPTDTLGLFLVVAVTAANTGDRDTAAGLLTRLRRLHRDITLVWADGGYTGSLVGWCRDKLAMTLEIVKRTDDMTGFVVLPGRWVAERTFAWLMNSRRLARDYEKLPATSEAVIRWSMITRMSRRLARPRAAGPH; the protein is encoded by the coding sequence CTGGCTGCACCGCTACAGCACAAGACGCCGTCACTCCCGACTCGGACAACGCAGTCCCATCGTCTACGAGAGAGCACTCGACACAACCACAACTACCATGGCTCAAGCCGCGTAACCCGTGTCCAAGACTCCGGGTCAAGGCCCACTGACACCCTGGGCCTGTTCCTGGTCGTCGCGGTCACCGCCGCGAACACCGGCGACCGGGATACCGCGGCAGGACTGCTGACCCGTCTGCGCCGTCTGCACCGCGACATCACCCTCGTCTGGGCCGACGGCGGCTACACCGGCTCCCTCGTCGGCTGGTGCCGGGACAAACTCGCCATGACCCTGGAGATCGTCAAGCGCACCGACGACATGACCGGGTTCGTGGTCCTCCCCGGACGCTGGGTGGCAGAGCGCACGTTCGCATGGCTGATGAACTCCCGCCGCCTGGCCCGGGACTACGAGAAACTGCCCGCCACCAGCGAGGCGGTGATCCGGTGGTCGATGATCACGCGGATGAGCCGGCGTCTGGCACGGCCACGGGCCGCCGGCCCGCACTGA
- a CDS encoding helix-turn-helix domain-containing protein, whose translation MSDLVGDARAWSPDAQEAVRLLAVSALMEGRDRMEVAALFKVSVRAVDNWWGKWQTGLDP comes from the coding sequence GTGAGTGATCTGGTGGGGGACGCGCGGGCCTGGTCGCCGGACGCGCAGGAGGCTGTGCGGTTGCTGGCGGTGTCGGCGCTGATGGAGGGGCGGGACCGGATGGAGGTTGCCGCCCTGTTCAAGGTCTCGGTCAGGGCTGTGGACAACTGGTGGGGCAAGTGGCAGACAGGCCTTGACCCTTGA